One Magnolia sinica isolate HGM2019 chromosome 2, MsV1, whole genome shotgun sequence genomic window, taatgttgGACGTTCagtccccactttgtagtccacttaagctttaaactcgccccattttttggttaatatcttaaaatgatcctaaAAAAGCgttgaacggtatggagaaagtcaatccatgacttaggtgggctaagagcttaaaaataaagtcaaacgatgacctaggtgggccacaccacataatataatggagaggggtttccttaaaacattcataattatatattgggcttgcctaaatatgattcacatatccaacccactcattatttgtgtcccacttggatgaggggtcagaccaattttcaaccgcatctaaaactcatgtgggccccaccaagtgcttttatattttttaggatgtcttcacatagttttagatggtatggtgcacttgagtttcgtatacatatgatttttgagatatctcataacataaaggggacacattaaatccacggtgttgatgttcgacacacatcatgatggagcccacaaaacttacatcaattcttaggttctcacaaggtcagtaagttgggtcacaattttgaccagaatatttggcccattttacatgtctagtccattcactctattttactgatcaataccctcaatttgactagttactcgcctcaatcaggctacatatgagaaagatatcgggcatacaagattaatcaacaatttcaatgaaatttgatttaaacatttaaagttatttactcttcaatttgaactgattagattgtccaaaaatgattaaaggttcaattagtggatgtgcctaataatttagtaattttatttttcacagataaatttcaattttcatttaaaaataacattttttttcaaaatgtatactttttttctctcttaacaaaatatcatttttattataaaatatttcaaaaaaaatttaaaatacaaattctaaatttttattttcaaaatctcaaaaaatttcttatattttatttttttaaaaaaaacttcaaaataacgattttttccttcaaaagcatcattttgttctcaaaatttttctcaaacattgttaaaatttttaaacttctcaatattctttttcatgtgatattacaaatcatttaaatattaatttttaattatataaaaaaactccactcatatgatatagaaactacacacacacacacacacacacacacacacacacacacacacacacacacacaaacatactATCTTTACCGTTGGTTTTTGTTCGTCGGTGAAAAACATTAGCGACAGTTTTCATCTGTCGGGAAAAAGACTGTCGAGAATATTTATTTTTcgtgacgaaaatattcgtcggtaaaagtgtttttatAGACGCAAACtgaatttcgttggtaaaacattattcctgacagttttggttcgtcagtaaaactcttacCACGGAAGTTTTCAAAATGGCACGAAAATTTTccatcttaaaaattataacattattcccgacgaatGTTTTCagtggtaaaaacattattatcgATGGTTTTCAGCCGTCGGGAAAACATTTAACGATGAAAAAAAATTCGTCGACGGGAAAACATTAatcgacgaaaaaaaatttcgtcggtaatgaACTAAAACCGTCATGAACAATGCTTTTCCTAACGAAAAAATTTTCGTCcgtaaaacactacttttacaaaacattattctcaatggttttagttcatcagtaaaactcttaccgcgaaagtTTTTAAAATAGcacgaaaattttctatcttaaaaattataacagttTTATCGACGAAATTTTTTATTGGTAAAGACATTATTACTGACGGTTTTCAGCCGTTGGGAAATCATTTACCGAcaacaatttttttttgtcaggaaaaacattattcccaacggttttagttcgtcggtaaaactcttaccgcgaaagtttttaatataatgcgaaaattttctatcttaaaaattataacagcttCACTGACAATCTTgtcagtaaaaacattattaccgacaGTTTTTAACCGTCGGGAAAACATTTACTGATGAAAAAAAGAATCGGTAAATGTtgtaccgacaaaaattttttcATCGGAAACAACATTATTCTAGACGATTTTAGTTCATCaataaaactcttaccgcgaaagtTTTCAAGATAGcgtgaaaattttctatcttaaaaattacaACAGTTTTGCTGATAgaaaaacattattaccgacggttttcagCCGTCGGGAAAATATTTTAACCGACAAAAAAAAATCGTCGATAAGTGTTTTAAAATTTCATTAGGAAAAACATTATTTCCGATgattttggttcgtcggtaaaactcttaccgcaaaAATTTTCTATGTTAAAAACTATAATAGTTTTACCGAAGAaagttttcgtcagtaaaaacattattaccgatgGTTTTCAGCCCTTGGGAAAACATTTAGcgacaaaaaaaaaattgtcagtaaaagtagtgttttaccgatgaaaaaataaacattattcctgacggttttagttcgtcagaACAACTCTTACagtgaaaattttctttcttatAAACTATAACAGTTTTACCGACAAAACTGTTCGTTAGTAAAAACATTATTATCGACGGTTTTCAGCCGTCAAGAAAACATTTACCGACGGTaaaaaaatttcgaaaaaaaaattcattggtaaaacactacttttaccaacaaaattttttttgttggcaaaaatttcgtcgataaaagcGTTATTTCTTATAGTGTTATAAGAGCCTCTTACGGGAGTATATGCTAGTTAAGTCCTTGTGTTTGACCACAGTCATTGTGTAGGGTTGTAAATGGTTTGAAGTGAACCTTACTTAAAAATTTTGATGATAAAATCAAatatactcatgggttgagtgcgtccccagggagtggagtagggaaatcaaaccaattctagttgagttatcaactcaagAAGGCGATCTATGTTCAAGTTCTATTGATTGGGGATTCCTGGATCCTCAgtcatttttattaattattcTAATCCCTTTCTACTTCGCTATATTAAAAACCCAGAAAACCCATTTAGTTCTAGTTGTGTTTTCACTAAGTTCCCTCTTTTTCAATCTTACtctcgagttattactacatcgcaaccctgcacttggggttgttagCCCTTCGGTTTAATCAGTAAACCTATTAGAAACTATTGAGATACTGAAATCCAATACACTCAAGGGGAGTGTATCCACCGAGAATGGAGTAGGCATTTAGTTGAACTACTATACATTTATTATTCTTATTAGTAGAATTGGTAAATGTATATATGGATGCATGAATAGAAAGTATGCTAGGTGTTTAATTAATTATGCACACTAGATATTTCACATCTAATCTCATAGGCTAGTTTTTCAACTTCTTGTATCTTTTGTAGTCTATGCAAGTGAACCCTTGTGCTTAATTATATTTTAATTAGGTGGAGATTTTTAAATGGACCTATtgatccccctctaggacttagccataattttaAACTTCAACAAGCTTTCGTACATAACGTGTGGTGTCATGTTAGACTATCTACGCTAGTTTAGAGCCCCTATTGATGTCTAGTATAGTTGTCATAGGACCTTTATTGGGGCCTTAAATAGTCAATGTGGAGCAACTACTGGAATCATAAACAATTAGGCCACATTTGAATACACATTAACAAGCTACTTATGTGGCTAATAGCAACATATTGGTAGCTTATGTGATCAAATTTAGTTTGGTAAAATTCCATTTAAGAGTTGTTGAACACCTTGAGATagtttgtggccctaagaaaaaAATGACTActtattttacttttgttgaagGGAGATATTGAGAAAGGGatttgatgaggatgagagttagagagaggagGAGGTCGGCCAGTAATGGTGGCAGCCACCACCCCTAATCTCTTctaatctctcttttctcttctcactTTACCACACCACCGAAACTATCCATGGTAGCAATGACCATGGGCATTGCCACCTGCTGCAGTGGATGTTGACACCAAGAGTTGTTGTTGGCTCCTACAACCACAGTAACCCATCTCAAACTCTATTTCTCCcttggcatctctctctctctctccctctctccctctctctctctctctctctctctctcttacttatcttctccttttcttttcaagGAGAATCATTAGTAGGCCTAATCGACATAAAGAGAAGggagagtttgagagagagagagagagagagagagagagagagattggctgATAAGTATActatttaccaaacatacttatccaAAGATGGTCTTATCATGAAGCTATTATGGGAGATTGGAGGGTTAGCGCGAAGTCACTCCTCCTAAGAAGTGAGTCCTTAGAGTCTATGGGAGGATAATGATTACTTAGAGTCCATTTTTTTCATCTTGTCTCAACACTCGACACGAGAAGAAGGGAGACTAGAGTTAGCCTCGAGAGATTAAGATGGATAAGCGAGTTAGAGAGCATAAGAGTGCTCAAATAAGGACCCAAGGGGATATTTATAATTCATGGATGTAGTTATTTCTTTCCAAAAGTTTATTTACACGGTTATTTCTTACCTATTGGCACTCAGTTTGTTTTCTGTCACATGTAATGTGCGAGAGCATGCCAAAATCAATAAAGCGGCTCAATCCAAAcagatcaactttgaccccaagcccCGAAATAAGAAAATACGTCCAATATGAATATATATGACCAGATTCTGAGAAGATCGGTCACTTACTCAGCCACTTGTATATTTTTATAACAATCACGAGATAATCGGAGGGTGAGGTTCTTCCTTCAAAGATGGGTTACTTTATGCCTTCCATAAGAAAGGACTTTCAGAATATTAATGCAATCAAATAAAacgaaaaactcacaatcggtcaTTAGGAGCGTCTGCAAGAATGCGCCTCCTGAAAGAACTGCATGGTATTGGATAGAGATCAAATCTAGCGTTtgagcatagatttggattacaagtaaagactatagctaagaattaccgcTACTCCTTCGAAAAAGTCgtgataaagtaaattgatatatTTGTTTGGTTGTCTtttattgttggaattgtattgAGATATCCTGATATGTTGAATTCCTTTGCTACTTATAGAGTGCTGTTGCAGCTTATTCTTAAAGATCCCTCTTCCATCACTGCAACACGAACTACTCCTCTCTTCACTCAATTAGACTTttgagtaattttttttttttacacacaccacacactcacgccatggtgggatttcaccacctatgggtactcaaaccctcaaccaggtgttgaaactcctgagagtctaccactggagtaagagtGAGGACCCGACTTTTGAGTAACTTGACTACATCACTCCGTCGACCATTCATTGACATGTAAAGTATCCTGAGAATCTTTTCATTTACCTTCTATTTCTCATGCAATGTTACATGTCACCCTTTTATTGACTTtttccataataataataataatagggtacaacattgcccccacgCTGCTTTAGCACCTAGGGTCAAAGTTGAttagtttggatcaagctgttttaTCGATTATGGCATGTGACAGAAAAGTTGTTAGGAAATTATCTCCGCTCGATATGTGCTGCACTGTCATTGGATGACTCCCACATAGTAGATTTTCGGTCACGTGTGATTTCGTGTTGCCCATGTAGTTAGCGTAAAATGGACTTTTGCTTGTAAAATTGTGGATTCACACTGACTCTAGGGTTGAAAGTAAAATGGTTTTGTGCTGGCCCTTGGCTGATCATGAAATGGACTTGGGACCTCCTTGAAGACTGGATAAAGGCATCTCATGTTAACCAATTTCTTCTAGTGTGAAATTGGTTTCACACTAGATTGGTAGCTATCATGAGTTAGGACTTTGTCTGATTTCTATCAAGGAATATTGGGAGAAGAATTCACATCGTCTCCTAGACGTTAGCGTGAAACAAATGGAAGAGGTTTCGTGTTGGACAAGAACCATTCTACATCAACACTTGGTGGTGTGGAAAGTCATTCCGTGTTGGCCCTTAGGTCAGCATGAAATGGACTGTGAGATTTTCTGCTATCAACGGATGCCCCGTACTTGTGCTGGCCGGGACGTTGGAATGAAGGttaggagggatgagatcaattttaaggtaatgatggtgatgtcagtggattggtttaagatccatgggtttgctagaTCCTGACATCGGGTCTGTTTGGTTCGTTTGGCATATCTcgagattttaccatcccatccctcctaatcccatgggatttgtccggccaaacatgcccttaacgATTACTAGAATCCCCTCTAAcccaaagctctatgggcccacaatgaattaCTCAATGTATGCACTCTATTCCTccgttttaccaactcattttaggacatgacccaaaacatgaggtagatccaaaactcatgtgggtcacaggatggaatgcccactgttaaaccttacaagggcccactgtaatgtttatatgccatccaataaTTATCCCAATtagaatgaaagaaaaacaagCATCAACCTGATTCAAAATATCCCCTGAGATGGTTCCCATTGTGAGCGTTCAATCCATGTTGCTGCTTGTGGTCTAGCCCAAGCGGGTCTGAAGCAAATATAATTAATCTCTTGATCGGTGGCCTTTAATCTGGATGgacaagatcatttacacaaaaatagatcTAATCAAGAATGTGATTGGTTCACGAGTTAAGTGTAACCCTTGTTAACCAGAGCCATGTAACCTAAAAGTTTTGTAGGCCCACCGCCATGtctatgtgacatccactccattcatcagtttgGCTGGATCATTTTAGAATTTAGAGCCCAAATGGAagcaaatttaaatttcaattgaatcacaccacAACAAATAGTGGGGgttaacacccaccattgaaaccttattggggcccacaatagttttggattaggttgatatTCGTATTTTCCCAAGATCCTAGCGGGAATCAAAGGTTGGATGACGTATAAGGATATATAGCCGcgggccttgggaaggtttcaatccCCACAGGTTACATGTGGTGCAGCTTTcgtgagttttgaatctgcttctTTTTGTTGTGATCATATCTAAACGCGATGTCGTGAAACTAATGGgcggaccacacaatagggattgaatccCCACATCGTAACCGCTCATCAGATGCTTTGCCTCGCATTACCGTAACAGACCAAAAATCGGGGGAGGATTAAGTGAGGCaggggtaacaccttagtgggtgaaGCCATGACtctgaggcccacctcgatatatgtgttgcagatccatgccatccatctgttttttcagatcattttagggtatcgtataaaaaataagcagatccaaatctcaggtggaccacacaatagggattgaatccccaccgttaaaaacatccGGGGATATAAAAGTTTCATccagatttgatggcaaataaacattgtagtgggtcttagaattttttattttttattttttattttaacaccTCTTGCCTTTCAATCACGTCCAGTGACAACTGCCCAGCGGCAGTCTTGCTAGCTATAATTACATCAACCAATGAAACctttgagtccggatcctctgttatcaggctaacagagaattcctgataccctaattcccATTGGTctacgtcaccactcactaaaaaataaaaaaaataaaaaaacagcttcggacgccaaagcattagggtaacaggaattctctgttgacctggtaacagaggatcccgactcgaaTCCTTTATAGGCTAGCGTGATGTTTACTCAAACCCGATACTCctctgagtctaccactaaggcgAGAGTAAGGATCCGACGGACAACACGAATATAAATTTTAACTAAAACTTTTGTGCACCGATcagttttcaactgtaggcgttcaattcccactgttccatgtggtgtggtccacttgagctatggatatacCTTGATTTTGGCTCATGAACTCAAGTGAGCTGAAAAAAAGGGTAGattgtgtggataagacacagatATGAGAGTGGACCCAGTATacgcagtacgcaatccgctctcATAGAGGTAAACTCAGGGGATTCATTCGGTTGGGCAGATTGGTTGGGATACCTGATTGGACGTCATACATCTGTCCAGTACCACCGGAGCACGCCCCTTTTTAAAAAGAGTCCAGAAATGTCATTGCGCATGAATCCAATCACTCCGGAAGCTTTAATCGCACGGTAGTGGGAAGTGGGCCAGCAATTCCCATCATCTTCTATAGAAAATGGGAAATTATTCTATGGAAACTTTTCCAGACACGTAGTTGCATTTGGTTAGTACCTGCATCacccatctagaccgtccattaggtccagtccaGTCTTCCTCCACTCGAAtacaaatttaaaaaattcaaaaccatCCGATGGTTCCAGACACTGATTCTACGGTTTAGATCATTTGGTTACATGAGTTTTTCGAGGCAGCGTGGGGAGAGTGCACTTGATCTAGCTGACGGTTCATATAcccaacggaagcggattgcgtactgagtaactcagcacggtAAGCGTATCGAGTAAACTCCGTGAGcccctgtgtcattcatgcattatatccactctgtccatctcttttaacacataattttagggcttaaactCAAAAATAGAGTATATCTAAACATCAAATtaaccacaccaccagaaactgtgtgaattgaacatctaccgttgaaaatttcttggggacaacagaggttttagatcaagctgatatttgtgttttcccttcatccatatccttctgatcttatgaacaggttggatgacaaataaacatcaatgggggccttagaaaattttcaacggttgaaatcaatagttccactttttccagtggtatggcccacttgagctttatatatgcatcaatttcgggttgaacccataaaatgatctggaaaaatgaatggacggcgtggataaaccacatgcattcgaggtgtgcccaactgagtttactcggtacgataagagcactgagtaactcagtacacaatccgatttcataCCCAACGTATATGGCAACTCCAAATAGAATTAGTTGCATGGAAAAGTTTCAATACACTCAATGCACGGATTGTTTCTCAAAGAACCTAATCTATTATGATCAGCTTCCCATCCCTATTGTTCCATGTTGAATGGCCCATCTGAACTATGGATCTAGCTGAGTTTTTGCACTGAGCCTTAACATTGAGGATATAACCTAATAATATTCTTAGTGGatttgacatatatatatatatatatatatatatatatatatatatatatatatatatatatatatatatatatatataacatggtgggaccctcagGCTTGTGTGTTCCACGCACTGGGTTAAACAGGTATTTTCGAGGATTCGTCCGCCCAGGGCAGGGTCTGACTACTTCAGCCATTTCTTTTTTGAGCCAGGAATTGAGGCGTGGATCCAAGACCGTCCAATTTCCGGGCCAGGCTAGAAGCCTAGTGGACCAGGCCACTATCTGGACTTAATCCCACCAAACCAAGTCCAGCTCATCGAACGTCATTTAAGCCCCAAATAAAGGCCGCGCATCTTTTCGTCACCTCTATATACTgcagaaaataaaattaataataataaacccaAAATCCCAACTCACACCATTTGTAATAATTGCCACCTAAATTCACTTATGTACCGAAAATAAATAATAGAGAGAGACGCAGCAGCACTATCACCAGCACCATAAAACAACATAATGGACACAACCatgaacaaaacaaaacaaaacaaaattccCATTAACACCATTTATGATATAATTACTACCTAAATTccctgagaaaaaaaataaaataaaattgacagaGCACCGTAACAAAACAGATGACACAACccatgtaataaaaaaaaaaaaaaaaaaaaaaccaaattcaCACCATTTATAATAATACCAACTAAATTCCcttatttacaaaaataaaaaataaaataaaaaatgagaaagagcaGGAGCAACACAAGCAACATAACACAACAGACTGGACACAACCCATGAATCAAAATCCAATCCTTACCATTTCAAAAGTAAACCTCAAGCCTTCCCTTCCAATCTAGCATGCGTGAGCCCAACACACGCATCAACGAAATCCTCTTCGATGAAATCCGTCGAGAAGATCTGCAACCGATCTGCGCACCCGCGTGCAAACGCTTGCGCTATGAAAAGCCGGGCATATCCATGGATCCTCTCAGTGACAGGCTTCACACAAACGACTGGATTATCGGCCTGTGGTGTCACCGTATTCTCCACCCTATAAAAGAACTTCCTCGTCGAAACCGGCGTCTGTTGGCTCAAATGCTTCATATTACTCTCGAATTTCGTCGACGGCAAGTCTGTATCGATCCAATTATCTTTCAAGTACCCTGCACTCCACAGAGCATCACCGGCCTTAGGCGCAGCTGACTTCCTTGGCTTCCACACGCATATGACCCGCTTTGGAAGCAACTCAGCGACCGTCTTTTGGAAGACCTGGTCATCCTGGTGGATCAAGAACTCACCGAGTTGTTCCACCAAGTACTTATCAAACTCAGGTGGGTCCTCGTGGCCGAACTCGGTGCGGATCTCTAGAATTACGATCTCCGACTGGGTCTCACCAAGGAACTTCTTGAGATCGTTGATCACGACATCGATGTTGTATGTTTTGAGTATGCCGTGGCAGACCCGCCGGTCTTCCTGGATTCGGATATCTATCACTCGGGTGC contains:
- the LOC131237295 gene encoding uncharacterized protein LOC131237295, translating into MPCIKTQRPSSTNRTLGRKRKPKRERERERERERERERERERRCKTRRTFPQFQAMGGHVSKQIERRKAVAIEKKTLFDLQQNSGNEYPGSDYYPPDRKNWMSHLDPQKTQLYKIVWPGTHDSATNKIGIRYVSRPFAQCQWCSIYHQLVKGTRVIDIRIQEDRRVCHGILKTYNIDVVINDLKKFLGETQSEIVILEIRTEFGHEDPPEFDKYLVEQLGEFLIHQDDQVFQKTVAELLPKRVICVWKPRKSAAPKAGDALWSAGYLKDNWIDTDLPSTKFESNMKHLSQQTPVSTRKFFYRVENTVTPQADNPVVCVKPVTERIHGYARLFIAQAFARGCADRLQIFSTDFIEEDFVDACVGLTHARLEGKA